Genomic DNA from uncultured Methanobrevibacter sp.:
ATGAGAAAAACAAGAAATTCAAGTTCAAGTTTGTCGATTCCAAGGGAAAAAGCCTTGTAAAGACACAGGTCAAGTTCAAGATTAAGGGCAAGACATATAAGCTTCGTACTGATTCGGAGGGTTACATCAAGCTCAAGCTGAATCTGGGTTGGGGCAAGCACAGGATTATCGCCTACAATCCAAAAAGCAAGGAGACACGCAAGTTTTCTGTTGTGATTTTGAAAAAGGGACTTCATAGGGTAAATATCCGGATTGACGATCCTACATACCTGTTTCCCACCAAACGGCTTAAAAACGGTGATGTGTTATGTTCTGTATATTCAACCAGGAATATGCAGTATGATAAGGGAGTCTATGTCCATATGGAATATGATTATAAGCACACAAAGGTTGTGAAGGCAAAGTTCTACTTTAAAAGCAAATCAACAGGCAAGGTGATTACAAGGACCTCAACCGATGCGAAAAACAGTGCAATCAAGGTAAATATGATTAACGGATACTCACCTTACAAGGCTATGGTTTGGTATAAGGATAGAATCAAGGTGTAATTTGAAATCTGATTTTAGCAAAATCCGTTGCCATGATCTAAAAAAAGATTGTGGTGATGGTTTTTTTTAAACGGTTACTCATTGGGGTATGTCTATCTGGTTTAGGAGATTTTCTTCGGAAACCATTATATAAACATTTTGTTTGCCCTCATTATATGAAAATGCGGCTCCTCCATCTTCAAATCTGTTCAGATACCCGTCCCGGTCATATCTTGTTTCTTTGGTACCTCCAAGGCTTGCTATTAGGACGTCTCCGTCATCGTTGCTTGAAATCGGCACAATCATGACCTGGATATATTTTCCGTCAGGGGTGTCCCAGTACTTGTTGACCTCGGATAATGTCTCATTGTCGCTTTTTGCATTATTCAATTTGAAATCCGCAGGTATGCGAAGTATGATGTCTTCAACACTCACTGACTGCTTTTCAACGGTATGATTGACAATTGCCTGGCCCACAAAAAGTGTAACAATCACAACGATAATCACAACAGGTATTATGAGCAGTTTCCTGTTTTTGAGAACGCTTTCCTTTTCAGTCAGTCTCCATCCGCAGCTTTCACAGAAGTTTTCACTTCCCTCTATGTTTTCTCCGCAGTTCGGGCACAGGTGACTGTTTATTCTATTTCCGCATTTGGAGCAGAATTGGGCATTCTCCTTAAGTTTCGCACCGCATTCAGTACAGTATTCATCCATAAAATCCCTCTAATCTATGCTGTATGTTGAACTTATCTCAACTGAATTCAACATCTTTTTCATAACTTCCTCGTTTCCTCCGATTATGTCGACTTTTATTCCTCCGACCTCACGAATCATGTAAAGGCCGTCTTCACCATTGGTGGCCCTGTAGATGGTGATGTCCCCATCCTGCCTGTCAAGTGTAAAGGATGACGGTGCGCCTTTGCCGATTGTTGTTGAAAATGTAATCGAGAATGCGTCATGGGCATATTTCCCGGTATTCTTGTACATTATGAATCCTCCGACACCATAATCCGGCAGGCTATTGCTCTCAACAAAGTCGGACCCGACAGGAACAAGCATGCTGATTCCTCCGAAATCCTTGGTTCCAAGAGGCACATCGCTGCCTGTAAGTGCTCCGCTTAAAAGCAATCCCACAAGAGCTATTATAACAATACCTAAGGCGACAATTATTATCTTGT
This window encodes:
- a CDS encoding zinc ribbon domain-containing protein, coding for MDEYCTECGAKLKENAQFCSKCGNRINSHLCPNCGENIEGSENFCESCGWRLTEKESVLKNRKLLIIPVVIIVVIVTLFVGQAIVNHTVEKQSVSVEDIILRIPADFKLNNAKSDNETLSEVNKYWDTPDGKYIQVMIVPISSNDDGDVLIASLGGTKETRYDRDGYLNRFEDGGAAFSYNEGKQNVYIMVSEENLLNQIDIPQ
- a CDS encoding zinc ribbon domain-containing protein; the encoded protein is MDEYCTNCGTKIKNKAKFCPECGESLENDTDLFCPECRSEIDADEEFCSKCGKRLKPKTASLKKEHKIIIVALGIVIIALVGLLLSGALTGSDVPLGTKDFGGISMLVPVGSDFVESNSLPDYGVGGFIMYKNTGKYAHDAFSITFSTTIGKGAPSSFTLDRQDGDITIYRATNGEDGLYMIREVGGIKVDIIGGNEEVMKKMLNSVEISSTYSID